A genomic segment from Hypomesus transpacificus isolate Combined female chromosome 13, fHypTra1, whole genome shotgun sequence encodes:
- the LOC124475695 gene encoding LOW QUALITY PROTEIN: pentraxin fusion protein-like (The sequence of the model RefSeq protein was modified relative to this genomic sequence to represent the inferred CDS: inserted 2 bases in 1 codon): MSVCSDKVAGILMLCFFGLCSASKVGLGGKVLVFPSETDFSFVTLITQKKMELRSFTLCMRVATELQGEREIILFAYRTSAYDELNVWRXISFYMSEGGVLFHLPPLSTIRTSLCVTWESSSGLSAFWVDGRRSTYQVYKPGHKVRPKGTVLLGQDPDKHLGNFEAAQSFVGEVIDVNMWDYVRHRSQVQAWHHGHLVPKGNIFDWATIEYQLNEKVMVVDDV, from the exons ATG AGTGTCTGCAGTGACAAGGTTGCTGGTATTCTCATGCTTTGCTTCTTTGGCCTGTGTTCAGCCAGTAAAG TGGGTCTGGGTGGCAAGGTCCTGGTCTTCCCTTCCGAGACAGACTTCAGCTTTGTGACCCTGATCACCCAGAAGAAGATGGAGCTGCGCTCGTTCACGCTGTGCATGCGCGTTGCCACGGAGCTGCAGGGCGAGCGCGAGATCATCCTCTTCGCCTACCGCACCTCAGCCTACGACGAGCTCAACGTGTGGCG GATATCCTTTTACATGAGCGAGGGCGGCGTCCTCTTCCACCtgccacccctctccaccatcCGCACCAGCCTCTGCGTCACCTGGGAGTCCAGCTCTGGGCTGTCGGCCTTCTGGGTGGACGGCCGGCGCAGCACCTACCAGGTGTACAAGCCCGGCCACAAAGTGAGGCCCAAGGGCACCGTCCTCCTTGGGCAGGACCCAGACAAGCACCTGGGGAACTTCGAAGCTGCGCAGAGCTTCGTGGGGGAGGTGATCGATGTCAACATGTGGGACTACGTGCGCCACAGGAGCCAGGTCCAAGCCTGGCACCACGGCCACCTTGTCCCCAAGGGCAACATCTTTGACTGGGCCACCATAGAGTACCAGCTGAATGAGAAAGTGATGGTGGTGGATGATGTCTGa